The genomic interval ACGAGCGCCGCCGAGGTCAGCATCCATGCCGTGTCGCCGCTGTTTGCGGCGGGCGGCGCGGCATCCTGCGCGCAGGCCGGCAGCGCCAGGCCCAGCAATAAGGCGGCGCTGCCTATGGCGATTCGAGTTTGCGGAATCCTCCCTGATTTCATAACCCGATCTCTCCTCTTCAATGAATTGGTTGCGCCTGCCCGGCAGTCGTCGAGAAGCGCTGCCGGCGGCAAGGGGTTACAGAGCCGCTTCGCCGCGTTCGCCGGTGCGAATGCGGATGACCTCTTCGACCGGCAGGACGAAGATTTTGCCGTCGCCGAACTTGCCGGTCTTCGCTGTCTTCATGATGGCGTCAATCGCCTGGTCTACCATCTCCAGAGGCAGCGCCACTTCGACCTTCACCTTCGGCAGAAAATCGATCTTGTACTCGCTGCCGCGATAGGTTTCGGTGTGGCCCTTCTGACGCCCGAAGCCGCGGACTTCGGTGACCGTCAAGCCATTAATGCCGACTTCCTGCAAGGCGTTCTTGACGGCGTCGAGCAGGTGCGGGCGGATGATCGCTTCTATCTTCTTCATACAGCCTCCTTCATGGGTTGGTCTGTCGGCTCATCGCCGAGCGCGCCGACGAGCGCCTGTTCGACTGCCTGCATGGCGGCGGCGTCGAGCTTCTGGCCGCGCGCGTCCGTCACATAAAACACATCGAGCGCGTGGCTTTTTTCGGTGGTGATCTTGGCGAAAGTGATGTTGAAGTTGAGCCCGGCAATGGCGCTGGCCATCTTATAGGCGAGGCCCGGCTGGTCATCGGCGCGCACTTCGATGACCGTGCTGAGGGCCGACGCCTCTGTATCAAATCTCACGGATGGCCGCACAGGCTTGCGCGCCGTCTTGCGCCACGAGCGCCGCGGCCCGCGCGCCAGCTGCCCGGCGACCGCCGCCGCCACGTCATAACTGCCGGCGAGCGCCGCCTGCAAATTCTTTTCGACCTTGCCGTGCAAATCAGCGCGCACAGGCTGTGCGGTCTGCACCTCGCAGACTTTGAAGGTATCGATCACCAGGCCGTCTTCGCGGGTGTTGAGGTCGGCGCTCAGGATGTTGATGCCGTGCGCCGTCAGCGTGCCGGCGATGCGCGCAAACAGCCCTGCGCGGTCGCGCGCGCAGACCGACAGGTGCGTGCAGTGTTCGCCCGGCGCGACCTGCCAGTCGGTCGCAAGCGACTCCGAATCAAGCCGCCGCGCCAGCCTGAGGTGGCGGGCGATCTGCGACGGCTTGTTGGCCCGCTGATAGCGGTCGGGCATCATCGCGAAGTGGCGCTCGATGCCGCTCGGCGGGAACTCGGGCGCCAGCTCGCGAATCACCTGCTGCTTGAAGAGCATGCGCCGGTCGCGTTCGTAGCGCGCGGCATTCTCTTCAACAAAGTGGGTGCGCGCGCGGGCATAAAGCTCCCACAGCAGCGTCGCCTTCCAGTCAGTCCAGACGCCCGGCCCGACGCCGCTGATGTCGCCATAGGTGAGCAGCAGCAGCTTGTTCAGGTTGTTCAAGCTTGTAACCCTGGCCACAAAACTTTCGATCAGCCCCTCTTCCGAGAGGTCGCGCCGCTGCGAGGTATGCGACATCAGCAGATGCTCCTTGACCAGGAAACGCACCTGCGCGGCGCTCTCGTCATCAAGCCTGAGCCGCTCGCAGACGCGCTCGGCGATGCGTGTGCCCTTCTGCACGTGGCCGCCGCCGTGGCCTTTGCCGATGTCGTGCAGCAGCAAGCCGAGGTAGAGCGGCGCGGCGTTCTCAATTTCGCCAAAGACCTTCACCAGCCGCAGCAGTCGCGGGTCGCATTCGTCGGCAAGGCGGTCGAGCGCTTCGATGGCTTTCAGCGTGTGCTCGTCAATGGTGTACTTGTGATAAAAGTCGTGCTGCACCAAAAAAGTGATGCGCGCGAATTCCGGCATCAGCTTTCCGAGGAAGCCTGTCTCGTGCATCATCCTGAGCACCGCGGCGACGCGCCCCTTGCGGTTGAGCAGGTCGAGGAAGGCGCGGCTCGCCTCTTTCGAGTCGCGGAAGCGCCGCGTCACCAGATGGAGCTGACCGCGGATCGTCGCCTTCAATTCTTCGCTGAGCGCGACACGCTCGCTCTGCGCCACCGAGAATAACTCCAGCAAGTGCATGGCGTTCGAGCGGAAGTCGCTCGGCTCTTCCTTGAGGTAGAGCTTGCCCCGCTTGATCTCGTAGCCGGTCGCTTTGCCCGATGCCTGGGCGCCGCGCGTGATCGTCAGAAAGAGCTGACCCTGGCGTGACTCGAAGCTCGCGGTGACCCGCTTGACGAGGTTGCGCTTTTCGGCCGGCGGGGCGAGGGCTCGGGCGATGAAGCGCTCGGCGAAGTCATGCAGCTCGCGGGCGCGCTGATAGTAATCGCGCATGAACAACTCCGAAGCTTCGAGGCCGCGCTTCGCCTGGTAGCCGAAGCTCGCCGCCACCTGCGGCTGAAGATCGAGCGTTAAGAGATCGGTTTTGCGCCCGGTCAGAAAGTGAGCTTCATTACGAACGCGCACGATGAAGTCATAAGCCCGGCGGGCGGCGGCATACTCGGCGCCGGAGATATGATCGGCGGCGCGCAGGTCGTCGAGATGGTTCAGCTGGTAGCGCGCGTGGCCGACCCAGAGCGCCGTGTGCAGGTCGCGCAGGCCGCCGGCGCTCTCCTTGACGTTCGGCTCCTGCACGCAGACCGCCTTGCCGAACTTTTCGTAGCGCGCCCGGCGCTCGGCCATCATCGCTTCGAGAAAACCGCCGGTCTCGCGCCGCGAGCGGAAGACCGCATCATCAAGCTGGCGCGTGAAGCGACGGAACAGCTCGGGATTGCCCGTCAGGTGGCGCGCTTCGGCCATGGCATTGCGCGACACCAGATCGGCGCGCGCCATCGCCACGCACTCTTTCGGCGAGCGGAAACTGTGACCGACGGTCAGGCCCATGTCCCAGAGCAGGTAGAGCGTGTGCTCGACGAAGCGCCTGGCCTCGGAGGTGCGGCTGCCGGCGTGCAGGAATAACAGATCGACATCGGAGAACGGCGACAGCTCGCGCCGCCCGTACCCGCCGAGCGCGACGACCGCATAATGGTTCAACTCAGCTTCCGAAGCATGCAGGTCAGCGGCAGCCAGTTGGCAGGCGCGGCAGACGACCATATCGATGAGGTAGCTGCGACCGCGGGCGATTTCGACGCCGCCCAGGCCAAAGCGATGGCGCATGCGCAGCCGCTCGGTCTCGATCTTCAAAAACTTCTTGAAAGCTCCGGCCTGCTGCTGGCGCTCGGCGGCCAGACTGATGTCGGCCAGCCGCTCGTTGGCATGAACCAGCATTTTCTCGAAATCAATCTGCATCGTTGAACCTTACGGAAGCTCGTCGCCGAACTACACACGGCACATAGGCAGCTTGAAGGAGCAAGGGCCGTACCAACACCTCGCTTTAATTGCCGAGCCCTTCTATCTGACTTTAATGCAGAGCTTACAGGCCACTTGGGGCAGCGAGCCCATAGTCACAGGCATCTTCAGAACTGACGATTTTGTCGGCACTATAGGGGCATCACAACAGAATTGTCGTCTGGTTTTGCACAGCCATTCAGCAGGCGAGTACCCGGCAGCGGAGCCGCGCCTCAGAGGCGTCCCGTCCGCGCTACGCTTTGTCCCTGGCCGAACGCCGGCGCAAGTAAAGCGCCCGGCATGGGGGCGAACCGGCGACCCCGCTGCTCAAACGATAAAGGGGCGCAGAATATGGGATAGAAAGCCTGTCCGTCTTCTGTATCTGGTAGGTCTTTCGGAGAGGCTTAACTGAAGGGGCGGCGGCGGCGCAGAAGGCGGCCCGACAAAATTGTCTGTCTCGTAGTCAACGCCACGAAAATTGTCGCCCGCGATAAACGCCCACGCGCGTTCACATAAGAGCTTCGGCCGCCGGCTTTTCCATCCCCACGCCACCCACCGGCTGGCTGCGCAGGAATTTTTCGGCCATGGCGTTGATGATCTCAAGAAAAGCCTGAGCGGCGTGCGAGTGCGCGTCGGTGCGACGGCGCACCGCCCACAGGGTGCGCTCGTAGCGAAAGCCCTCGACGGCGATCACCGCCAGATCGCCGCGCTCGACGTCTTCCTGAACGCACATGCTCGGCGTAAAGGCGAGGCCGAGATTCATCGTCACGAAGCGCTTGATCGTTTCGATGGTGGCAATCTCAATCGTGATGTTGAGCGGTATTTGAAAGCGGCGGAACGCTTCAATGACTTTGTCGCGCGACGGCGACCGCACGTTGTGAGCGATGAAGTTTTCGTCGCCGAGCTCGCGGATGTGAACGCGCTCGCGGCCCGCCAGCCGGTGCTGCGGGCTGGCGATCAAGACCAGTTCATCGCGCCGGATCGGCGTCGCCTCCAGGTCGCTGGCGTCGGGCAAGAAGGAGAGGATGGCGAAGTCGAGGTTGCGCTGGCGAAGCTCCTGCGGCAGCCGCGCCGACAACTGGCGGAAGACCTC from Blastocatellia bacterium carries:
- a CDS encoding LysR family transcriptional regulator; translation: MELMQLEMFVAMVEEGNFHKAAERVFRTQPAVSMAIRKLEHELGSQLFDRSNRNACVLTDTGEVLYDYAKRLLNLRDEAVITLQQLHNLQRGRIRIGANESTSLYLLPQLILDFRARYPEIKIEVFRQLSARLPQELRQRNLDFAILSFLPDASDLEATPIRRDELVLIASPQHRLAGRERVHIRELGDENFIAHNVRSPSRDKVIEAFRRFQIPLNITIEIATIETIKRFVTMNLGLAFTPSMCVQEDVERGDLAVIAVEGFRYERTLWAVRRRTDAHSHAAQAFLEIINAMAEKFLRSQPVGGVGMEKPAAEALM
- a CDS encoding P-II family nitrogen regulator; the encoded protein is MKKIEAIIRPHLLDAVKNALQEVGINGLTVTEVRGFGRQKGHTETYRGSEYKIDFLPKVKVEVALPLEMVDQAIDAIMKTAKTGKFGDGKIFVLPVEEVIRIRTGERGEAAL
- the glnD gene encoding [protein-PII] uridylyltransferase — encoded protein: MQIDFEKMLVHANERLADISLAAERQQQAGAFKKFLKIETERLRMRHRFGLGGVEIARGRSYLIDMVVCRACQLAAADLHASEAELNHYAVVALGGYGRRELSPFSDVDLLFLHAGSRTSEARRFVEHTLYLLWDMGLTVGHSFRSPKECVAMARADLVSRNAMAEARHLTGNPELFRRFTRQLDDAVFRSRRETGGFLEAMMAERRARYEKFGKAVCVQEPNVKESAGGLRDLHTALWVGHARYQLNHLDDLRAADHISGAEYAAARRAYDFIVRVRNEAHFLTGRKTDLLTLDLQPQVAASFGYQAKRGLEASELFMRDYYQRARELHDFAERFIARALAPPAEKRNLVKRVTASFESRQGQLFLTITRGAQASGKATGYEIKRGKLYLKEEPSDFRSNAMHLLELFSVAQSERVALSEELKATIRGQLHLVTRRFRDSKEASRAFLDLLNRKGRVAAVLRMMHETGFLGKLMPEFARITFLVQHDFYHKYTIDEHTLKAIEALDRLADECDPRLLRLVKVFGEIENAAPLYLGLLLHDIGKGHGGGHVQKGTRIAERVCERLRLDDESAAQVRFLVKEHLLMSHTSQRRDLSEEGLIESFVARVTSLNNLNKLLLLTYGDISGVGPGVWTDWKATLLWELYARARTHFVEENAARYERDRRMLFKQQVIRELAPEFPPSGIERHFAMMPDRYQRANKPSQIARHLRLARRLDSESLATDWQVAPGEHCTHLSVCARDRAGLFARIAGTLTAHGINILSADLNTREDGLVIDTFKVCEVQTAQPVRADLHGKVEKNLQAALAGSYDVAAAVAGQLARGPRRSWRKTARKPVRPSVRFDTEASALSTVIEVRADDQPGLAYKMASAIAGLNFNITFAKITTEKSHALDVFYVTDARGQKLDAAAMQAVEQALVGALGDEPTDQPMKEAV